DNA sequence from the Streptomyces canus genome:
GAGGCGTACGGCCCGTACGTCCACCGGGGCGCCACCAGCCAGGACATCCTGGACACGGCGACGATGCTGGTGGCGGCACGCACCCTCGACCTCTTGCTGGCGGACCTCCACCGCGTCCAGCGGGCTTTGACCCGGCTCGCCGCCGAGCACCGGGACACCGCGATGCCGGGACGGACGCTCACCCAGCACGCCGTTCCGACGACATTCGGTCTGAAGGCGGCCGGGTGGCGGGCGCTGGTGCTGGACGCGCGGGACCGGGTCGCCGCCGTACGGGACTCCCTCCCCGCCCAACTCGGCGGCGCCGCCGGGACATTGGCGGCCTTCACGGTGTACGGCAGCGAGGACACGCAGGCGCTCACGGAGGCCTTCGCCGCGGAGCTCGGCCTCCGGGCGCCGCTGCTCCCCTGGCACACCCTGCGCACCCCGATCGCCGACCTCGCCGGATGTCTCGCCTTCACCGCCGGAGCGCTGGGCAAGATCGCCGCGGATGTCCTCGTGCTCGGCCGTACCGAGATCGCCGAGGTCGCGGAGGGCGGCGGGGGCGGCTCCTCGGCCATGCCGCACAAGGCGAACCCCGTACGGTCCACGCTGATCGCCGCCGCCGGCCGGCGCGCGCCGCAGCTCGCGGCCACGCTGTACGGCTCGCTCGCCGCCGAGGACGAGCGGCCGGCCGGGGCCTGGCACGCCGAGTGGGAACCGCTCAGGGATGTGCTGCGACTGGTGGGCGGAGCCGCGCGGGACGCCGCCGAACTGACCGAGGGGCTGCGGGTCCACGCGGACACCATGCGGGAACACCTCGCTCTCACCCACGGGTTGATCGTCTCCGAGCGGCTGTCCGCCGAGCTGACACCCGTGCTGGGCCG
Encoded proteins:
- the pcaB gene encoding 3-carboxy-cis,cis-muconate cycloisomerase; its protein translation is MTSPDPDTGLLAPGWAGSPAASATTDGAYLQALLDAEAALTRVQARLGLAPERAAEAVTEAAHVDRFDVRSLAERARGGGNPVIPLVADLTETVGEAYGPYVHRGATSQDILDTATMLVAARTLDLLLADLHRVQRALTRLAAEHRDTAMPGRTLTQHAVPTTFGLKAAGWRALVLDARDRVAAVRDSLPAQLGGAAGTLAAFTVYGSEDTQALTEAFAAELGLRAPLLPWHTLRTPIADLAGCLAFTAGALGKIAADVLVLGRTEIAEVAEGGGGGSSAMPHKANPVRSTLIAAAGRRAPQLAATLYGSLAAEDERPAGAWHAEWEPLRDVLRLVGGAARDAAELTEGLRVHADTMREHLALTHGLIVSERLSAELTPVLGRARAKALLTDLAKRTYTEGVSLGELLAQEPELKDVDLDEPTDPARYTGSAGALTDRALERP